Proteins co-encoded in one Pogona vitticeps strain Pit_001003342236 chromosome 9, PviZW2.1, whole genome shotgun sequence genomic window:
- the LOC140701947 gene encoding uncharacterized protein LOC140701947, translating to MDKLFASMLVLLFFSVLCCSATETGVRHHFGHAEGEQNRPKNRGGEQELCTCPGSHGPQKQTNHKRGCPCNPIDFHLTEHAHHHRHDKTKHHLHHKKQSCLMFLRRCRLKRLHVPL from the exons ATGGATAAACTCTTTGCTTCGATGCTAGTGCTGCTGTTTTTCAGTGTTCTTTGCTGCTCCGCCACGGAGACAG gtgtGCGACACCATTTTGGCCACGCAGAAGGGGAGCAGAACAGACCTAAGAACAGAGGGGGTGAGCAGGAACTATGCACTTGCCCAG GCTCACATGGACCCCAGAAGCAGACAAATCACAAGAGGGGGTGCCCTTGCAATCCTATTGATTTTCATCTGACAG AACATGCTCACCACCATCGGCATGACAAGACCAAGCATCACCTGCATCATAAGAAACAGAGCTGCCTCATGTTTCTCAGACGATGCCGCCTGAAGCGACTTCATGTCCCTCTGTAG